In one Rhopalosiphum padi isolate XX-2018 chromosome 3, ASM2088224v1, whole genome shotgun sequence genomic region, the following are encoded:
- the LOC132927702 gene encoding uncharacterized protein LOC132927702 isoform X1 has protein sequence MSVIKNHLKDDLSTTGKPKPSTINVNRCRSTTTYREGDPVATDVEMSECPSVPLRIEENVLLRSMTANRGMIYQFSVWYSKQFTMPLSYLIGIPLGWLLLGTFQYFVCIVILGDSFLDPWYFTCAWIVEVISTLPVIMIITIIKCLYVQVEILEHCEKVTWIGFTFLLFQGLAIIILLLPVSNLFKYIFGDFSRPINFFIYWMMLAFPHIMILCFATFGCCSKVHTANMQSVGNVINH, from the exons atgtcagTAATCAAAAATCACTTAAAAGATGATTTGTCGACGACCGGTAAACCAAAACCATCGACAATAAATGTTAACCGATGTCGTAGTACCACGACATATAGAGAGGGTGACCCCGTAGCTACAGATGTGGAAATGAGTGAATGTCCATCAGTTCCTCTACGAATAgaagaaaatgttttattgagaAGCATGACGGCCAATCGAGGAATGATATAC CAATTTAGCGTGTGGTATAGCAAACAATTCACTATGCCTTTGTCGTATTTAATTGGAATACCACTTGGTTGGCTGTTACTTGgaacatttcaatattttgtgtGTATCGTCATTTTGGGTGACAGTTTCTTAGACCCATGGTATTTCACGTGTGCTTGGATAGTGGAAGTAATTTCTACGCTCCccgttattatgattattacaatCATTAAATGTTTGTACGTGCAAGTG gaAATACTGGAACACTGTGAAAAAGTAACATGGAttggttttacatttttactttttcaagGGTTGGCCATTATAATACTTTTGCTTCCAGTtagcaatttatttaaatacatatttggcGATTTTTCACGAccgataaatttttttatttattggatgATGTTAGCTTTTCCACACATCATGATTTTATGCTTTGCAACATTTGGTTGTTGTTCAAAGGTACATACAGCTAACATGCAGTCAGTTGGAAATGTCATTAATCATTGA
- the LOC132927702 gene encoding uncharacterized protein LOC132927702 isoform X2 yields the protein MSVIKNHLKDDLSTTGKPKPSTINVNRCRSTTTYREGDPVATDVEMSECPSVPLRIEENVLLRSMTANRGMIYQFSVWYSKQFTMPLSYLIGIPLGWLLLGTFQYFVCIVILGDSFLDPWYFTCAWIVEVISTLPVIMIITIIKCLYVQVMFRSFSRHFRNANNWKKHETIQVHFETTNQRKAIKIDNNNIELQELNYHPIFRTK from the exons atgtcagTAATCAAAAATCACTTAAAAGATGATTTGTCGACGACCGGTAAACCAAAACCATCGACAATAAATGTTAACCGATGTCGTAGTACCACGACATATAGAGAGGGTGACCCCGTAGCTACAGATGTGGAAATGAGTGAATGTCCATCAGTTCCTCTACGAATAgaagaaaatgttttattgagaAGCATGACGGCCAATCGAGGAATGATATAC CAATTTAGCGTGTGGTATAGCAAACAATTCACTATGCCTTTGTCGTATTTAATTGGAATACCACTTGGTTGGCTGTTACTTGgaacatttcaatattttgtgtGTATCGTCATTTTGGGTGACAGTTTCTTAGACCCATGGTATTTCACGTGTGCTTGGATAGTGGAAGTAATTTCTACGCTCCccgttattatgattattacaatCATTAAATGTTTGTACGTGCAAGTG ATGTTTAGATCGTTTTCGCGACATTTCCGTAATGCTAATAATTGGAAAAAGCATGAAACTATACAAGTGCATTTCGAAACAACTAATCAGCGGAAagcaataaaaattgataataataatattgaactacAAGAACTTAATTACCATCCAATATTtcgaactaaataa